A genomic region of Mauremys mutica isolate MM-2020 ecotype Southern unplaced genomic scaffold, ASM2049712v1 001543F_np12_obj, whole genome shotgun sequence contains the following coding sequences:
- the LOC123358180 gene encoding zinc finger protein 70-like, which produces MHTGERPYECCECGKSFSRSSNLTIHQRIHTGERPYECRECRKSFTHLSSLISHQTTHTGKRPYECCECGKSFSRSSNLTMHQRIHTGETPYECSECGKRFTHLSSLISHQRVHTGEKPYECSECGKSFSRNSTLITHYRIHTGQRPYECCECGKSFSHSSGLSKHQRIRKGDKLHKNLL; this is translated from the coding sequence atgcacacgggagagcgaccctatgaatgttgtgagtgtgggaaaagcttctctcggagctcaaaccttactatacATCagcggatccacacaggagagagaccctatgaatgccgtgagtgcaggaaaagtttcactcacctctccTCCCTTATCTCCCATCAGACAACGCATACGGGAaagcgaccctacgaatgttgtgaatgtgggaaaagcttctctcggagctcaaaccttactatgcatcagaggatccacacaggagagacaccctatgaatgcagtgagtgcgggaaacgttTCACTCAtctctcctcccttatctctcatcagagagtccacacgggagagaaaccctatgaatgcagtgagtgcgggaaaagcttctctcggaacTCAACCCTTATTACACATTACAGAATCCACACCGggcagagaccctatgaatgctgcgagtgtgggaaaagcttcagtcatagctcaggcctttctaaacatcagagaatccgtaaaggagataaacttcataaaaaccttctctag